In one window of Nakamurella sp. PAMC28650 DNA:
- a CDS encoding RecQ family ATP-dependent DNA helicase, whose product MTTVALRGRAEEHLQALVGSAAATLRDDQWTAIEALVAGRRRALVVQRTGWGKSAVYFVATALLREQGSGPTIIISPLLSLMRNQIAAASRAGINAVTINSANIGEWAVVHEKVRTGEVDVLLVSPERLNNPGFRDEVLPQLAATAGLVVVDEAHCISDWGHDFRPDYRRIRTLLTDLPAGIPVLATTATANARVTSDVAEQLQIADAEPVLVLRGTLDRESLHLGVVKLPDQPSRLAWLAQHLPELPGSGIIYCLTVAATEQVADFLRGNGFQVAAYSGQTEQSDRLQAEEDLLDNRVKALIATSALGMGFDKPDLGFVVHLGAPNSPIAYYQQVGRAGRGVERATVVLLPGREDQDIWNYFGSLGFPAEFDVLQTLSELEAAGRPLSLPALEPRVQLRRSRLEMMLKVLDVDGAVRRVQGGWTATGQPWKYDADRYARVAQARRTEEQAMLEYQSTSGCRMNYLRTQLDDDPGTVGCGRCDNCGGLSLSTDADDAGVEAARAKLSVPGVPVDPRAQWPTGMSSMGIPLSGKIPVGERAEPGRAVGRLDGIGWGAALRDALRADAPDGQTPVPLRHAAVQVLDAWPEVAALDGVVFLESVTRRQLVEHLAGGMARYRKIPVLTRFELLNDSPPPPSAVNSAQRLRGILGRHALSDPAAVKGRRVLLVDDRTDSGWTLAVAARELRRAGATAVFPFVLAIG is encoded by the coding sequence ATGACGACGGTGGCACTTCGCGGGCGCGCCGAGGAGCACCTGCAGGCGCTGGTCGGATCGGCGGCCGCGACGCTCCGTGACGATCAGTGGACGGCGATCGAGGCGCTCGTCGCCGGGCGCCGCCGGGCCCTGGTGGTGCAGCGCACCGGGTGGGGCAAGTCGGCCGTCTACTTCGTGGCCACCGCACTGCTGAGGGAGCAGGGCTCCGGTCCGACCATCATCATCTCCCCGCTGCTGTCCCTGATGCGGAACCAGATCGCGGCCGCCTCCCGCGCCGGGATCAACGCGGTCACCATCAACTCGGCGAACATCGGCGAATGGGCCGTGGTCCACGAGAAGGTGCGTACCGGCGAGGTCGACGTCCTGCTGGTGTCGCCGGAGCGGCTCAACAATCCGGGCTTCCGGGACGAGGTGCTACCGCAACTGGCCGCGACCGCGGGGCTGGTGGTCGTCGACGAGGCGCACTGCATCTCCGACTGGGGCCACGACTTCCGTCCGGACTACCGCCGCATCCGCACGCTGCTGACCGATCTGCCGGCCGGGATCCCGGTGCTGGCGACGACGGCGACCGCGAACGCCCGGGTCACCTCGGATGTGGCCGAGCAGCTGCAGATCGCCGATGCAGAGCCGGTGCTGGTGTTGCGGGGGACCCTGGATCGGGAGTCGCTGCACCTGGGCGTGGTCAAGTTACCGGACCAGCCGTCGCGTCTGGCCTGGCTGGCCCAGCACCTGCCGGAACTACCGGGGTCCGGGATCATCTACTGCCTGACCGTGGCGGCCACCGAGCAGGTGGCAGACTTCCTGCGTGGCAACGGGTTCCAGGTGGCCGCCTACTCGGGGCAGACCGAGCAGTCCGACCGGCTGCAGGCCGAGGAGGACCTGCTGGACAACCGGGTGAAGGCGTTGATCGCCACCTCTGCGCTCGGGATGGGTTTCGACAAACCGGATCTCGGGTTCGTCGTGCACCTCGGTGCCCCCAACTCGCCCATCGCCTACTACCAGCAGGTCGGGCGGGCCGGCCGCGGCGTCGAGCGGGCCACCGTGGTGCTGCTGCCGGGCCGGGAGGACCAGGACATCTGGAACTACTTCGGGTCCCTGGGGTTCCCGGCCGAGTTCGACGTGTTGCAGACGCTGAGCGAGCTGGAGGCGGCCGGGCGGCCGTTGTCCCTGCCCGCCCTGGAACCTCGGGTCCAGCTGCGCCGGTCGCGGCTGGAGATGATGCTCAAGGTGCTCGACGTCGACGGTGCGGTCCGGCGTGTGCAGGGCGGCTGGACGGCTACCGGGCAGCCGTGGAAGTACGACGCGGACCGGTACGCCCGGGTGGCCCAGGCCCGCCGGACCGAGGAGCAGGCCATGCTGGAATACCAGTCGACGTCGGGCTGCCGGATGAACTACCTCCGGACCCAGCTCGACGACGATCCGGGCACCGTGGGCTGTGGTCGGTGCGACAACTGTGGCGGGCTGAGCCTGTCCACCGACGCCGACGATGCGGGTGTCGAAGCGGCCAGGGCCAAGCTGTCGGTGCCCGGAGTGCCGGTCGATCCCCGCGCGCAGTGGCCCACCGGCATGTCGTCGATGGGGATCCCGCTGTCGGGCAAGATCCCGGTGGGGGAGCGGGCCGAGCCCGGTCGTGCCGTCGGACGGCTGGACGGAATCGGTTGGGGTGCAGCCCTTCGTGACGCACTACGCGCTGATGCGCCGGATGGTCAGACGCCGGTGCCGTTGCGGCATGCCGCGGTCCAGGTGCTCGACGCGTGGCCCGAGGTCGCGGCACTGGACGGTGTGGTGTTCCTGGAATCGGTCACCCGGCGGCAGCTCGTCGAACACCTGGCCGGTGGCATGGCGCGCTACCGGAAGATCCCCGTGCTGACCCGTTTCGAGCTGTTGAACGATTCGCCGCCCCCGCCCTCGGCGGTGAACTCCGCGCAGCGGCTCAGGGGGATCCTCGGGCGGCACGCGTTGTCGGACCCGGCTGCGGTCAAGGGCAGACGCGTCCTGCTGGTCGACGACCGGACCGACAGCGGCTGGACGCTGGCGGTCGCGGCACGGGAACTCCGGCGAGCCGGTGCCACCGCGGTGTTTCCCTTCGTCCTGGCCATCGGCTGA
- a CDS encoding Gfo/Idh/MocA family protein: MTTNSPPATLGIVGTGWRAEFFARFALMMPERFTLLGVAARRPSSADAASARWGVPGYLDPAELQRRHQPDFVVSSVPWAASAGVITALVEAGAKVLTETPPAPDATGLRALWESVGSSDRVQVAEQYLLLPAHAARMAVVRAGTIGTPTSVQVSSTHGYHAVSMIRGFLGGGHGAATVSARTFTAPLVDPLGRDGWTDDDTAKPAVTTLATVDLGDGRSGLYDFTDNQWHNQLRFRRILIRGSLGEIADDRVIRLAEPHAIVTSDLRRYQLGHDLNLDGHDTEHISFDGRVVYRNPFLGHRLMDEEIAIASSMLATGRWAREEGPAPYPLAEGCQDHLISLAIDESAATGRSITTEIGPWAAR; encoded by the coding sequence ATGACGACCAACTCTCCCCCGGCCACGCTCGGCATCGTCGGCACCGGTTGGCGCGCAGAGTTTTTCGCCAGATTTGCCCTGATGATGCCGGAACGGTTCACGTTGCTGGGCGTGGCGGCCCGCCGGCCGTCGAGCGCGGACGCCGCGAGCGCGCGGTGGGGAGTGCCGGGCTACCTGGATCCGGCCGAACTCCAGCGGCGGCACCAGCCCGACTTCGTGGTCAGTTCGGTCCCGTGGGCGGCCAGTGCCGGTGTGATCACGGCGCTGGTCGAAGCGGGCGCGAAGGTGCTGACGGAGACTCCGCCCGCTCCGGACGCGACCGGTCTGCGCGCCCTCTGGGAATCGGTGGGCTCCAGCGACCGGGTGCAGGTCGCCGAGCAGTACCTGTTGCTGCCGGCCCATGCCGCCCGGATGGCCGTCGTCCGGGCCGGCACCATCGGAACGCCGACTTCGGTGCAGGTCTCGTCCACCCACGGCTACCACGCCGTTTCGATGATCCGAGGCTTCCTGGGCGGCGGCCACGGCGCCGCGACCGTGTCGGCGCGGACGTTCACGGCCCCGTTGGTCGACCCGCTCGGTCGTGACGGTTGGACCGACGACGACACGGCCAAGCCGGCGGTCACCACCTTGGCGACCGTCGACCTCGGGGACGGCCGGTCCGGCCTGTACGACTTCACCGACAACCAGTGGCACAACCAGTTGCGCTTCCGGCGCATCCTGATCCGCGGGAGCCTCGGCGAGATCGCCGACGACCGGGTGATCCGGCTGGCCGAACCGCACGCGATCGTGACGTCCGATCTGCGCCGCTATCAGCTCGGCCACGATCTCAACCTGGACGGTCACGACACAGAGCACATCTCCTTCGACGGCCGGGTGGTCTACCGCAACCCCTTCCTCGGACATCGGTTGATGGACGAGGAGATCGCCATTGCGTCGTCGATGCTGGCGACCGGACGGTGGGCCCGCGAGGAGGGACCGGCGCCGTACCCGCTCGCCGAGGGCTGCCAGGACCACCTGATCTCGCTCGCCATCGACGAGTCCGCGGCCACCGGACGATCGATCACCACCGAGATCGGACCCTGGGCCGCCCGGTGA
- a CDS encoding GNAT family N-acetyltransferase has translation MGNLSVIEAYLDATPRTGARAVPAGPFTLFVGQGPWSYYARPRLGLGEPITALDVQVLEARCREEHVPLSIEWVQETTPSLAAAARAAGLTVAFRPLMALDLGPEPAAGEGMETASVARILQPGEASAAAARAVADLGFGDPGTAIGPAGAREREILATAMEPGLLLHMHQRAVAGHRVTAAAMDDTGIVAVGVHQPVGETTEIVGVATLPAARRRGLAAAVTRALLGHARATGVRTAILSADSDDVARIYERVGFRRVGTSCEAGPAVAS, from the coding sequence ATGGGGAATCTGTCCGTCATCGAGGCCTACCTCGACGCCACTCCGCGTACCGGTGCCAGGGCTGTACCGGCTGGGCCGTTCACCCTGTTCGTCGGACAGGGCCCGTGGTCGTACTACGCCCGCCCGCGGCTCGGGCTGGGCGAGCCGATCACGGCCCTGGACGTGCAGGTGCTGGAGGCCCGGTGCCGGGAAGAGCACGTCCCGCTGAGCATCGAGTGGGTGCAGGAGACGACTCCGTCGCTGGCCGCCGCGGCCAGGGCCGCCGGTCTGACGGTAGCGTTCCGCCCCCTGATGGCCCTTGATCTGGGTCCGGAGCCCGCAGCCGGCGAAGGGATGGAAACTGCCTCTGTGGCGCGCATTCTCCAGCCCGGTGAGGCGTCCGCCGCGGCCGCCAGGGCGGTGGCCGATCTCGGGTTCGGTGATCCCGGCACCGCGATCGGGCCGGCGGGCGCCCGCGAACGCGAGATCCTCGCCACCGCAATGGAACCGGGCCTCCTGCTGCACATGCACCAGCGGGCCGTCGCCGGCCACCGCGTGACGGCAGCGGCCATGGACGACACCGGCATCGTCGCCGTCGGTGTCCACCAACCGGTCGGCGAAACGACCGAGATCGTCGGTGTGGCCACCCTTCCGGCCGCTCGCCGGCGTGGTCTTGCGGCAGCCGTCACCCGCGCCCTCCTCGGGCATGCGCGCGCGACCGGGGTCCGAACGGCGATTCTCTCGGCCGATTCCGATGACGTGGCCCGGATCTACGAGCGGGTGGGCTTCCGCCGGGTCGGTACGTCCTGCGAAGCCGGACCCGCGGTTGCGTCCTGA
- a CDS encoding lipoate--protein ligase family protein has protein sequence MHGEYKVPGGKLVAADVTVSGGRLTSVAISGDFFLEPDDALEDINAALTGLPAETNAAALTAAVEQSVGPGVTMVGFTAESVAIALRRALGRATSWHDHTFELVDAGPQHPAMQMAIDEVLARQVGAGTRNPSLRIWEWASNAVIIGSFQSLTNEVDLEAAARNDVTVVRRISGGGAMFVEPGNTITYSLYVPGSLVEGLSFAASYAFLDDWVLGTLADVGIDARYVPLNDIASPAGKIAGAAQKRLAGGAVLHHVTMAYDIDADKMLDVLRIGREKMSDKGIKSADKRVDPLRSQTGLSREAIIGAMVAHFDGRYGLTPVELDTATLEESEALALSKFATPEWTARVP, from the coding sequence ATGCATGGCGAATACAAGGTTCCCGGCGGCAAACTGGTCGCCGCCGACGTCACCGTCTCCGGTGGCAGGTTGACCTCGGTGGCCATCTCGGGTGACTTCTTCCTGGAGCCCGACGACGCTCTCGAGGACATCAACGCGGCCCTGACGGGCCTACCCGCCGAGACCAACGCCGCCGCGCTGACCGCAGCCGTCGAGCAGTCGGTCGGCCCCGGCGTGACGATGGTCGGGTTCACCGCGGAGTCGGTGGCCATCGCCCTCCGCCGCGCCCTCGGCCGGGCGACCAGCTGGCACGATCACACCTTCGAGCTGGTCGACGCCGGTCCGCAGCACCCGGCCATGCAGATGGCCATCGACGAGGTACTCGCCCGGCAGGTCGGGGCCGGTACCCGCAACCCGTCGCTGCGGATCTGGGAGTGGGCGTCCAACGCGGTCATCATCGGGTCCTTCCAGTCGCTGACGAACGAGGTCGACCTCGAGGCCGCGGCGCGCAACGACGTCACCGTGGTGCGGAGGATCTCCGGGGGTGGCGCGATGTTCGTCGAGCCGGGCAACACCATCACCTACTCGCTGTACGTCCCCGGCTCCTTGGTCGAGGGCCTCTCGTTCGCTGCGTCCTACGCCTTTCTCGACGACTGGGTGCTGGGCACCCTGGCCGACGTCGGCATCGACGCCAGGTACGTGCCGCTCAACGACATCGCCTCTCCCGCAGGCAAGATCGCCGGGGCGGCACAGAAGCGTCTGGCCGGCGGCGCCGTCCTGCACCACGTCACGATGGCCTACGACATCGACGCAGACAAGATGCTCGACGTGCTCCGGATCGGTCGGGAGAAGATGTCGGACAAGGGCATCAAGAGTGCCGACAAGCGCGTCGACCCCCTGCGCAGCCAGACCGGCCTCAGCCGGGAGGCGATCATCGGAGCCATGGTAGCGCACTTCGACGGACGGTACGGGCTGACCCCGGTCGAGCTCGACACCGCCACCCTCGAGGAATCCGAGGCGCTGGCACTGAGCAAGTTCGCCACCCCGGAGTGGACCGCGCGGGTGCCGTAG